Proteins from a single region of Pseudomonas sp. 10S4:
- a CDS encoding HlyD family type I secretion periplasmic adaptor subunit produces MSSARMNTENEATMEHDYIAERPERDAKFFARMGWVLAIVGAGSFFTWASLAPLDQGIPVQGTVVVSGKRKAVQSMSPGVVSRILVREGQVVKLGQPLFQLDQTQVAADVDSLQAQYRMAWASVARWESERDNLKQVNFPVELSKDADPRLMLVLEGQRQLFSSRREAYFREQGGLRANIEGASAQLAGMRRARTDLTAQANSLQQQLSNLQPLADNGYIPRNRLMEYQRQLSQVQQQLAENTGESGRVEQGILEAKLKLQQHIEEYQKEVRTQLADAQLKSVTLKEQLTSAGFDLQHREIIATADGIAVNLGVHTEGAVVRQGETLLEIVPQGTRLEVEGHLPVNLIDKVGTHLPVDILFTAFNQSRTPRVPGEVSLISADQMLDEKTGAPYYVLRSSVSDQAMEKLHGLVIKPGMPAEMFVRTGERSLLNYLFKPLLDRAGSALTEE; encoded by the coding sequence ATGAGCAGCGCACGCATGAACACTGAAAACGAAGCAACGATGGAACACGATTACATCGCTGAACGCCCTGAGCGTGACGCCAAATTCTTCGCCCGTATGGGCTGGGTGCTGGCGATCGTCGGTGCTGGCAGTTTCTTCACCTGGGCGAGCCTCGCGCCACTGGATCAAGGCATCCCGGTGCAAGGCACCGTGGTGGTGTCCGGCAAGCGCAAGGCCGTGCAATCGATGAGTCCCGGCGTCGTCAGCCGGATTCTGGTGCGCGAAGGCCAGGTGGTGAAACTCGGTCAGCCGCTGTTCCAGCTCGACCAGACGCAAGTCGCTGCCGACGTCGATTCGCTTCAGGCGCAATACCGCATGGCCTGGGCCAGCGTGGCGCGTTGGGAGAGCGAGCGGGACAATCTCAAACAGGTGAATTTCCCTGTCGAGCTGAGCAAGGATGCTGACCCACGCTTGATGCTGGTACTGGAAGGCCAGCGCCAATTGTTCAGCAGCCGCCGCGAAGCCTATTTCCGGGAGCAGGGCGGACTGCGCGCCAACATCGAAGGCGCCAGTGCGCAACTGGCCGGCATGCGCCGTGCGCGCACCGACCTGACGGCTCAGGCCAACTCCTTGCAACAGCAACTGAGCAACCTTCAGCCCTTGGCGGACAACGGCTACATTCCGCGCAACCGGTTGATGGAATATCAGCGTCAGCTGTCGCAAGTACAGCAACAACTGGCCGAGAACACCGGTGAAAGCGGGCGAGTGGAGCAGGGCATCCTCGAAGCGAAACTCAAGCTGCAGCAGCACATCGAGGAGTACCAGAAAGAAGTCCGCACCCAACTGGCCGACGCGCAGCTCAAAAGCGTAACGCTCAAGGAGCAACTGACGTCCGCCGGGTTTGACTTGCAACACCGCGAGATCATCGCCACCGCTGACGGCATCGCGGTCAACCTAGGGGTTCACACCGAAGGTGCGGTGGTGCGCCAGGGCGAAACCCTGCTGGAAATCGTGCCCCAAGGCACTCGGCTGGAAGTGGAAGGGCACTTGCCGGTCAACCTGATCGACAAGGTCGGTACGCACCTGCCGGTGGACATTCTGTTCACCGCGTTCAACCAGAGCCGCACGCCGCGAGTGCCAGGCGAAGTCAGCCTGATTTCCGCCGACCAGATGCTCGACGAAAAAACCGGTGCACCGTATTACGTGCTGCGCAGCAGCGTCAGTGACCAGGCGATGGAAAAGCTCCACGGTCTGGTGATCAAGCCTGGCATGCCCGCCGAAATGTTCGTGCGTACGGGTGAGCGTTCACTCCTCAACTATCTGTTCAAACCGCTGCTCGACCGGGCAGGCTCCGCGTTGACCGAGGAATAA